The following proteins come from a genomic window of Candidatus Thermoplasmatota archaeon:
- a CDS encoding TIGR00153 family protein, whose protein sequence is MKEKAMRVRAPVFYTYRKKSPFAGLLEHMDKVKECISILEKAIVKYYKGSIKNFSEATQKISELEHEADLIKGNIRSHLPSSILMPVDKKYFIWLLREQDAILDHAENLAQLMDVRHTNIPIKLKETFIEHAHLVAETVDEMEKAVSKVKDLVESSFVKKDRDAVKALIHNVHRKEWEADQERYKIIKEIYKMENELAPMDIYHLLKITDWTDDIADHAENVADWLRAMIAK, encoded by the coding sequence ATGAAAGAGAAAGCAATGCGAGTAAGGGCTCCAGTATTTTATACATATCGCAAGAAATCCCCGTTTGCCGGGTTGCTTGAACACATGGATAAGGTCAAAGAGTGCATATCGATACTGGAGAAAGCGATAGTGAAATATTACAAGGGGTCTATCAAAAATTTTTCTGAAGCGACACAAAAGATATCGGAACTGGAGCACGAAGCAGATTTGATAAAAGGAAATATTCGTTCCCACCTGCCCAGTTCTATTCTCATGCCTGTAGATAAAAAATATTTTATATGGCTTCTGAGGGAGCAGGACGCCATACTCGACCATGCAGAAAATCTCGCTCAACTAATGGACGTACGGCATACGAATATCCCGATAAAACTGAAAGAAACATTCATTGAACATGCGCATCTAGTGGCTGAAACTGTGGATGAAATGGAAAAAGCAGTCAGTAAAGTCAAAGACTTGGTGGAAAGCAGCTTTGTAAAAAAGGATAGGGATGCAGTGAAGGCACTGATTCATAACGTCCACAGGAAGGAGTGGGAAGCAGACCAGGAAAGGTATAAAATTATCAAGGAGATTTATAAGATGGAAAATGAGTTGGCTCCCATGGACATATATCACCTTTTGAAGATAACAGACTGGACCGACGACATCGCGGACCATGCCGAAAACGTTGCTGACTGGTTGCGCGCTATGATAGCAAAATAA
- a CDS encoding PadR family transcriptional regulator — translation MRTPFLKYFMLKTISEGKANGYKIIKKCEEILGYRPSTGSVYPLLKGMEKKNVIKGEKKGRGTVYSITAKGKKLLDEGEKLREEIYQKLSSHVSSVAEIFEDNGLKNLLKEARAGRFSCRSLMISKIWDVATELERNGVDSKKIRSILAKAYQQLVDLKEEKNDRNK, via the coding sequence ATGAGAACACCTTTCCTGAAATATTTCATGCTGAAAACCATTTCCGAGGGGAAAGCAAACGGTTATAAAATTATAAAGAAATGTGAGGAGATCTTAGGTTATAGGCCCAGCACCGGCTCTGTATATCCCCTGCTAAAAGGGATGGAAAAGAAAAACGTAATCAAAGGGGAAAAGAAAGGCAGGGGAACGGTTTACAGCATAACAGCTAAAGGAAAAAAATTGCTGGATGAAGGAGAAAAACTCAGAGAGGAGATATATCAAAAATTGAGCAGTCATGTTTCAAGCGTTGCAGAAATTTTTGAGGATAACGGACTGAAAAATTTGCTGAAGGAAGCGAGGGCAGGCAGATTTTCCTGTAGATCTCTCATGATATCCAAAATATGGGATGTGGCTACCGAGCTGGAAAGGAATGGCGTGGACAGTAAAAAGATAAGGAGTATTCTAGCCAAAGCATACCAACAACTTGTTGATTTAAAGGAGGAAAAAAATGATAGAAATAAATAA
- a CDS encoding MMPL family transporter, with protein MIEINKWISAHPRASIVVVLAITAIMIFSIYANGVSTQLNEESFMPDMEVVNAWRDATSNYTEQYTIQILFRSNDGDILNEENLKEIFEVEEALIQNATVVANMKEPVYPEGNILSLPTTLAVTRIVAEAKIQGIDDEFLLYYPYNITQMKKALLGKNITIHGENKTINLQFKYTPSNVKESIKLLYFDPEGKAALEYISRTLTKDFNVSSSNIKAEGCLIILSLNPEIKNPLEIEKTTDAMVKSVDAQHVKTTTIGGRLIADEIINASDKSMEMLIPLAILMIIIVLLIVYRNLMDTILSLIVLAFSIIWMYGFGAAFHFEFNPMTTAIPIMLMGLGIDYGIHLTMRYREENGESGRDRANKTLETVGAALFLATLTTMVAFLSNLVSPIELLQQFGTLSAFGTFASFIAMILFVPSVQQLRNKKTEEKKEGNIIRNGKEFVNKVAGVGATAGNRHPFIVISIAIAVTLLSGVASLNLNTTFDIDEFLPENLEVTQDLHYMTENFEFMGGEAQSVYILVKGDVCNPSFYKALNRTVKNISDDESVVKIDGTPEVQSIATVMHDYAIMPGNSTFSSLYFTYFNNSGILKENVTKENITMLYDCLYANNEKLAKTALNKNESYDATLIQISTNTGGDRKKIMKLYAELKEDAEPFDQFKVSVTGDEIVTVMVEDTLNKGQTNSLILTILTSFIILMIIFYLRDRSITLGIITVIPVIFCVAWILGAMYLMGMALNVMTISIASLTVGLGVTYGIHISHRFVEELKKGSIEEAAHKTVNSTGISLFGAATTTIAGFGLLSFSLMPPLQEFGRITAMTIFFAFISSVFILPSFLILWARRKYGGN; from the coding sequence ATGATAGAAATAAATAAATGGATTTCGGCGCATCCAAGGGCAAGCATAGTAGTGGTGCTGGCTATAACCGCCATCATGATTTTTTCAATATATGCCAACGGCGTATCAACCCAGTTGAATGAAGAATCTTTTATGCCGGATATGGAAGTGGTAAATGCATGGCGGGATGCAACTTCGAATTATACCGAACAATATACCATCCAAATTCTTTTCAGGTCAAATGACGGAGATATATTAAACGAAGAAAACCTCAAAGAAATTTTTGAAGTTGAGGAGGCATTGATTCAAAACGCAACAGTAGTTGCAAATATGAAAGAGCCTGTATATCCTGAGGGCAATATACTAAGTCTGCCGACAACTCTTGCTGTAACACGCATAGTGGCAGAAGCAAAAATACAGGGTATAGACGATGAATTCCTGCTTTATTATCCTTATAATATAACCCAGATGAAAAAAGCGTTACTTGGTAAGAATATTACAATACATGGAGAAAACAAAACAATCAATCTTCAATTCAAATACACCCCAAGCAATGTAAAAGAATCCATAAAACTTCTTTATTTCGACCCTGAAGGAAAAGCGGCTTTGGAATATATATCAAGGACTTTAACAAAAGACTTTAATGTCTCCTCTAGCAACATAAAGGCAGAAGGATGTCTCATTATACTTTCATTAAATCCGGAAATAAAAAATCCGCTGGAAATCGAGAAAACAACTGATGCAATGGTAAAAAGTGTGGATGCACAGCATGTAAAAACAACAACAATTGGGGGAAGGCTGATAGCCGATGAAATAATAAACGCATCGGATAAATCCATGGAAATGCTAATACCCCTTGCAATTCTTATGATTATTATTGTTCTCCTTATAGTGTATAGAAATTTAATGGATACAATCCTGAGCCTCATTGTCCTTGCATTCTCAATAATATGGATGTACGGATTTGGTGCCGCCTTCCATTTTGAATTCAATCCAATGACCACTGCCATACCAATCATGCTGATGGGGCTGGGAATAGATTATGGAATCCATCTGACAATGCGGTACAGGGAGGAAAACGGGGAAAGTGGGAGGGATAGGGCCAATAAGACGCTCGAGACAGTCGGGGCTGCCCTTTTCCTTGCAACATTGACAACAATGGTTGCTTTTTTATCCAATCTTGTTTCTCCAATAGAACTTCTCCAGCAGTTCGGCACTCTGAGCGCTTTTGGAACCTTTGCCAGTTTCATAGCAATGATTCTTTTCGTCCCTTCAGTACAGCAACTTCGCAATAAAAAGACAGAAGAAAAAAAGGAGGGCAATATAATAAGGAATGGAAAAGAATTTGTGAATAAAGTTGCCGGGGTTGGAGCAACCGCCGGAAATAGGCATCCCTTCATTGTTATTTCCATTGCTATAGCAGTGACTCTTCTTTCTGGGGTTGCTTCTCTCAACTTAAACACGACGTTCGATATAGACGAATTTTTGCCGGAGAATCTTGAGGTTACACAGGATTTGCACTATATGACGGAAAACTTTGAATTTATGGGTGGAGAGGCGCAGAGTGTGTACATACTCGTCAAAGGAGATGTATGCAATCCGTCATTTTACAAAGCGTTGAATAGAACCGTCAAAAATATATCAGATGATGAAAGCGTAGTAAAGATAGATGGAACGCCTGAGGTGCAATCGATAGCGACTGTAATGCATGATTATGCAATCATGCCAGGCAATTCAACGTTCTCTTCTCTTTACTTTACTTATTTCAACAATTCTGGCATACTGAAGGAGAATGTAACGAAAGAAAACATAACAATGCTTTATGACTGCCTCTACGCCAATAATGAAAAACTTGCCAAAACCGCATTGAACAAAAATGAATCCTATGACGCCACACTTATTCAAATATCCACGAATACGGGAGGGGACAGAAAAAAAATAATGAAGTTATATGCCGAACTAAAAGAAGATGCAGAGCCTTTCGATCAATTTAAAGTGAGCGTGACAGGTGACGAGATTGTAACCGTTATGGTGGAAGATACGCTTAATAAAGGGCAAACAAATTCGCTAATTCTTACAATATTAACGTCGTTTATAATACTCATGATAATATTTTATCTCAGGGATAGATCCATAACTTTGGGCATCATAACGGTCATACCTGTCATATTTTGCGTGGCATGGATACTGGGTGCAATGTATCTTATGGGGATGGCTTTGAATGTAATGACAATATCAATTGCTTCCCTTACTGTGGGACTTGGAGTCACATACGGAATACACATTTCACATAGATTTGTAGAAGAGTTGAAAAAAGGCAGCATAGAAGAAGCTGCACATAAAACGGTAAACTCGACGGGCATTTCATTGTTTGGTGCTGCTACGACGACAATTGCCGGCTTTGGCCTGCTTTCTTTTTCACTCATGCCGCCGCTTCAAGAATTTGGAAGGATAACTGCCATGACAATCTTCTTCGCTTTTATCTCATCGGTTTTTATCCTTCCTTCGTTCCTGATACTGTGGGCAAGGAGAAAATATGGTGGCAATTGA
- a CDS encoding AAA family ATPase, translated as MILRDKRKLGVSYIPEKTPCRENEKNRLSLLLENGRALISGEVGTGKTLLAKHTGGDVYVNCYTTKSEHKVLEEILHQIRPNFSTAGLAGQRLWREIVGEHLIILDEIDGMDPKDLTHFAYTISRQAELREGIRYVAVTRSALMLRQIIHDMATWSTFAEKAVVELHPYSRNQIVKILEYRAGESLVHGSYDNDILSLIADIALVSAGHMRSGIDLLRNSAMIADQRGHEKILPEDVREANREGWLNGLTELDRRQALVLLSVAVSCRSRAYVDMDTILKEYISKCEEYDTETKEKEVKKNLQLLLNQGLVYESESGYTILDCPAEVLVKEIENFLKA; from the coding sequence GTGATTTTACGGGATAAAAGGAAACTCGGCGTATCGTATATCCCCGAAAAGACGCCTTGCAGGGAAAATGAGAAGAACCGTCTATCTCTTTTGCTTGAGAACGGACGGGCATTGATAAGCGGAGAGGTCGGAACGGGAAAGACACTCCTGGCAAAGCATACTGGCGGGGATGTGTATGTCAACTGTTACACAACCAAATCAGAGCATAAGGTGCTGGAGGAGATACTCCACCAGATAAGGCCGAATTTTAGCACCGCAGGGCTGGCAGGACAGCGTCTATGGCGGGAAATAGTCGGAGAACATCTCATAATACTTGATGAAATCGATGGGATGGATCCAAAAGATTTAACGCATTTCGCATATACGATTTCCAGACAGGCAGAGTTGAGAGAGGGCATAAGGTATGTGGCTGTCACCCGCTCCGCCCTGATGCTGAGGCAGATAATACACGACATGGCAACCTGGTCAACTTTTGCTGAGAAAGCCGTTGTGGAGCTGCATCCGTACTCCAGAAATCAGATAGTAAAGATACTTGAATACAGGGCTGGAGAAAGCCTCGTGCATGGAAGCTATGACAATGATATACTCTCACTGATTGCCGATATCGCCCTTGTTTCCGCAGGGCATATGCGCTCTGGAATAGACTTGCTACGGAATTCAGCAATGATAGCCGATCAGAGGGGACATGAAAAAATACTGCCGGAGGATGTGAGAGAAGCAAACCGGGAAGGCTGGCTGAACGGGCTTACCGAACTGGACAGACGGCAGGCACTTGTTCTTCTCTCTGTTGCCGTTTCATGCAGGAGTAGGGCATATGTAGATATGGATACAATTTTGAAGGAGTATATATCAAAATGCGAGGAGTATGATACAGAAACAAAGGAAAAAGAAGTGAAAAAAAATCTGCAATTGCTCCTCAATCAGGGACTGGTTTATGAAAGTGAAAGTGGATACACCATACTCGATTGCCCCGCAGAAGTGTTGGTCAAAGAAATCGAAAACTTTTTAAAGGCGTAG
- a CDS encoding CoA-binding protein, translating into MARITDPDKILEIAKNARVIAVVGISPKKERASYYISERVRKKGHKMYYINPVYEGQEILDEKVLSSLKDVPEKIDIVDVFRNPKYASPIMDEAISVNAGVVWLQPGAESEGVISAYEDKIDIIYNACLGVTVEYF; encoded by the coding sequence GTGGCAAGAATCACCGACCCGGATAAAATACTTGAGATAGCAAAAAATGCCAGGGTTATTGCAGTTGTGGGCATATCTCCGAAAAAGGAAAGGGCAAGCTACTATATATCGGAAAGAGTCAGAAAGAAGGGTCACAAAATGTATTACATAAACCCTGTATATGAAGGGCAGGAGATACTTGACGAGAAGGTGCTGTCGTCCCTGAAAGATGTGCCGGAAAAAATCGATATCGTGGATGTGTTCAGAAATCCAAAATATGCGTCCCCCATAATGGATGAAGCAATTTCCGTAAATGCCGGGGTGGTGTGGCTTCAGCCGGGGGCTGAAAGCGAGGGGGTGATTTCCGCCTACGAGGACAAAATCGACATCATATACAATGCATGCCTTGGAGTTACTGTAGAATATTTCTAA
- a CDS encoding winged helix-turn-helix domain-containing protein, whose amino-acid sequence MSDKIIIDRDIFVALSSDTRIEILKELDERRKTLSEMAKNLDCNKSAIYKHLFKLVDAELVKKEENSAHKWVYYCLTWKGKNLLHPEKMKITLLLSSAIISIAGAVITTYLYVKEKTPSHGTCTLGSHESSGSVTIYIPIILAIISAMLILASIFIWKKIEKFEL is encoded by the coding sequence ATGTCGGACAAGATTATCATCGACAGGGATATTTTTGTTGCTCTGTCCTCAGATACGAGAATAGAAATATTGAAAGAACTGGATGAAAGGCGTAAAACTCTATCGGAGATGGCAAAAAATCTTGATTGTAATAAATCTGCTATTTACAAACATCTTTTCAAGCTTGTGGATGCTGAACTGGTCAAGAAGGAAGAAAATTCTGCTCATAAGTGGGTATATTATTGCCTTACATGGAAAGGAAAAAATCTTCTTCACCCTGAAAAAATGAAAATAACACTGCTTTTATCTTCTGCTATTATCTCTATTGCCGGGGCCGTTATTACCACCTATCTTTATGTAAAGGAAAAAACTCCCTCTCATGGAACATGTACCTTGGGCAGTCACGAGAGCTCGGGCAGCGTTACGATTTATATCCCGATTATTCTTGCCATAATCAGTGCAATGCTCATCCTTGCCTCCATTTTTATATGGAAAAAGATAGAGAAATTTGAACTGTAG
- a CDS encoding nitroreductase family protein, producing MKKKIWKKGLIIGVMILFFGLAFVPTIGTLNTLMSADETVEIDKDYILSQGYELPPPIPVDMILEESIFRRCSIREFSADPVSDEHLSTILWAAYGYRDDGKRTVPLIDNVHGVNIYVLIKNESFKLDVYRYDPTNHSLQFLKKISSFNFGQYSAPVYIGLAWDTNKSENEYYVGAEIGEIGQNIAFMANALDLGTVVNADLLPWSYLARIGLPPNEIPLILMPLGHPFYPYDFRYRPLDLSLLPRIKYSDMSLTNAINQRNESQSWEGHLTNHEQYQMIWSSYGYSYLLDRTESDFRYHINRHRTVPSAHGYYPLSIYAFTESAVYQYHPNILLYLTPYPFIDFLGLPIISIMQKVMKGDYREDLAQACSLPSLAAAPLIIIPVVDLERTRPEGGDDFSGEEYRWMWYYEAGASAYNVLLEATAWGLSSNLFPIENKITICSLLGLDEDNFDPLFIVPVGK from the coding sequence ATGAAAAAGAAAATATGGAAAAAAGGATTGATTATCGGAGTAATGATACTATTTTTTGGTCTTGCTTTTGTGCCCACAATTGGAACACTTAATACATTAATGTCTGCTGATGAAACTGTCGAAATAGATAAAGATTACATTCTATCGCAGGGTTATGAACTTCCACCACCAATTCCCGTTGATATGATTCTTGAAGAATCTATTTTCCGCAGATGTTCAATAAGAGAGTTCTCCGCCGATCCAGTGAGTGACGAGCATCTCTCAACGATTCTATGGGCTGCATATGGCTATCGAGATGATGGAAAGCGAACTGTTCCCTTGATCGATAATGTTCATGGAGTCAATATCTATGTACTAATAAAAAATGAGTCATTTAAACTTGATGTGTATAGATATGATCCAACGAATCATTCACTTCAATTCTTAAAGAAAATTAGTTCCTTTAATTTCGGCCAATATAGTGCCCCTGTTTATATAGGGCTTGCGTGGGATACAAATAAGAGTGAAAATGAATATTATGTTGGTGCTGAAATCGGAGAGATTGGACAAAATATTGCTTTTATGGCAAATGCCCTTGATTTAGGAACCGTTGTTAATGCAGATCTTCTTCCATGGTCCTATTTGGCAAGGATTGGTCTGCCTCCTAATGAAATACCGTTAATTCTAATGCCACTTGGTCATCCATTCTATCCATATGATTTTAGATATCGCCCATTGGATTTATCACTTCTTCCTCGAATAAAATACTCGGATATGTCTCTAACAAACGCAATAAACCAGAGGAATGAATCACAATCATGGGAAGGACATCTGACGAATCATGAACAATATCAAATGATTTGGTCTTCATATGGATATTCCTATCTCCTTGATAGAACTGAGTCTGATTTCAGATACCATATCAATAGACATCGAACTGTTCCCAGTGCCCACGGATATTATCCATTGAGTATTTATGCCTTCACTGAATCAGCCGTTTATCAATATCATCCCAATATTTTGCTATATCTAACTCCATACCCCTTCATCGACTTTTTAGGGTTACCGATAATATCAATAATGCAAAAAGTGATGAAAGGTGATTATCGTGAAGATCTTGCCCAGGCTTGTTCCCTGCCATCTCTTGCCGCTGCTCCATTGATTATTATTCCAGTTGTTGATCTTGAAAGAACAAGACCGGAGGGAGGAGACGATTTTTCAGGGGAGGAATACCGGTGGATGTGGTACTATGAGGCAGGTGCATCTGCCTATAATGTTCTTTTGGAAGCAACAGCATGGGGTTTGTCAAGTAATCTCTTCCCAATCGAAAATAAAATCACTATTTGCTCTCTTCTTGGATTGGATGAAGATAATTTCGATCCTCTCTTTATAGTTCCTGTAGGAAAATAA
- a CDS encoding C25 family cysteine peptidase produces MEGKKMKKILALACICVLLVSAVPAITREKHNHLFFSENNLELSATDSYDLLVIAPNNWKEDLQPLKQHKESHGIQTIVVGLNEIYSGTYFPINGRDAAEKIKYFLKSALDEWNITFVLIVGGRKYGIEENWYTPVRYVTVSSWGWSATYLSDLYFADIYDDKGNFSTWDTDNDNVFGTQKDDMDLHPDVYVGRWACRNKIEVKTMVEKTINYESKPENAKKIVLIGGDTFEDPGTDYDEGELITTESANCLPGYEPIKVYSSEGTVSAREIREALGDGASFMHFKGHGWVIYWNTYKHDKTESEPGFGIWDIPFFLNEKYPIVVFGGCHTAMFNVSVTNRPHVWNPYYDLPKILIFFPAVESISWFFNRKIGGGSIASLGYTCISLSGVGERGDLDHDGITEPDCIEWGSGFMEINFFYAHGIEELTYLGECWGYAENTYINTLGTSIRDLINIQGFVLLGDPSLKIGGYS; encoded by the coding sequence ATGGAAGGTAAGAAAATGAAGAAAATACTTGCATTGGCATGTATTTGTGTACTTTTAGTTAGCGCAGTACCTGCCATCACACGGGAAAAGCATAACCACCTTTTTTTCTCTGAAAATAACCTTGAATTATCTGCCACGGATTCATATGACTTATTGGTTATTGCCCCTAATAACTGGAAAGAAGATCTCCAGCCATTAAAGCAACATAAAGAAAGTCATGGAATACAAACCATAGTGGTTGGATTGAATGAGATTTATAGTGGCACTTATTTTCCTATAAATGGAAGAGACGCTGCCGAGAAAATAAAATATTTCCTAAAAAGTGCTCTTGATGAGTGGAACATAACCTTTGTCTTGATTGTTGGTGGACGAAAATACGGAATTGAGGAAAACTGGTACACTCCAGTCAGGTATGTGACAGTTAGCTCATGGGGATGGAGTGCAACTTATTTAAGTGACTTATATTTTGCTGATATTTATGATGATAAAGGAAATTTTTCAACATGGGATACGGACAATGACAATGTATTTGGAACACAAAAGGATGACATGGATTTACATCCAGATGTATACGTTGGAAGATGGGCATGTAGAAACAAAATTGAAGTAAAAACCATGGTTGAAAAAACAATTAATTATGAATCAAAACCAGAAAATGCTAAAAAAATTGTTCTCATTGGTGGAGATACGTTTGAAGATCCAGGTACTGACTATGATGAAGGAGAACTTATAACCACTGAGTCAGCAAACTGCCTACCAGGCTATGAACCAATAAAGGTATATTCGTCAGAAGGAACTGTATCTGCTAGAGAAATTAGAGAAGCCCTGGGCGATGGAGCATCATTTATGCATTTTAAGGGGCATGGTTGGGTTATATATTGGAATACGTACAAGCATGATAAGACTGAGTCTGAACCAGGATTTGGAATATGGGATATCCCATTCTTTTTGAATGAAAAATATCCTATTGTAGTATTTGGAGGTTGCCATACTGCTATGTTCAATGTTTCAGTCACAAATCGTCCGCATGTTTGGAATCCTTACTATGACCTTCCAAAGATATTGATATTCTTTCCTGCAGTGGAATCTATCAGCTGGTTTTTTAACCGAAAGATTGGAGGGGGAAGTATTGCAAGCCTGGGATATACCTGTATTTCTCTTAGCGGTGTGGGGGAGCGTGGAGATTTAGACCATGATGGTATAACAGAGCCAGACTGTATTGAATGGGGTAGCGGATTTATGGAGATCAATTTCTTTTATGCTCATGGCATAGAAGAGTTAACATATCTTGGTGAATGCTGGGGATATGCAGAAAACACATATATTAACACATTAGGAACATCAATAAGAGATCTTATTAATATTCAAGGTTTTGTATTGCTTGGTGACCCGAGCTTGAAAATCGGAGGGTATTCCTAA
- a CDS encoding 30S ribosomal protein S19e: MTTAYDVPAEAIIKKLSEKLKNEFKIMPPEWAKWVKTGVHRERQPDNPEWWHVRVAAILRKVYMHGPIGTEHLRGLFGGKRDRKAKPYKSRKGSGSIIRKALQQLEEAGLVKTIKGKGRVVTPKGQSFVDNTAHELVKR, from the coding sequence ATGACCACGGCTTATGATGTTCCAGCAGAGGCGATAATAAAAAAATTATCGGAAAAACTGAAGAATGAATTCAAAATCATGCCGCCGGAGTGGGCAAAATGGGTAAAGACTGGCGTCCATAGAGAAAGGCAGCCAGACAATCCTGAGTGGTGGCATGTAAGGGTAGCGGCAATATTGAGAAAAGTATATATGCACGGCCCAATAGGGACCGAGCACTTACGCGGCCTATTTGGCGGTAAGAGGGACCGAAAGGCAAAGCCATATAAAAGTAGGAAAGGCAGCGGTTCCATAATAAGAAAGGCTCTTCAGCAACTGGAAGAAGCCGGGTTGGTAAAAACCATCAAGGGGAAAGGGCGTGTTGTCACTCCCAAAGGTCAATCGTTTGTGGACAATACGGCGCATGAATTGGTAAAGCGATAA
- a CDS encoding DNA-binding protein, whose product MDAEDIKRRMMQQIQRESEEQAGEEYIRDQKRAIMRQLLDADARERLGRIRIANPLNAEMIENQLIRLYQMGRIREKLDDKTFQILIKNLMPKKRDIKIRRI is encoded by the coding sequence ATGGATGCGGAGGATATTAAGAGGAGAATGATGCAGCAGATTCAGCGTGAGAGTGAAGAGCAGGCCGGGGAAGAATACATACGTGATCAGAAAAGGGCGATAATGCGTCAACTACTGGATGCAGATGCAAGGGAAAGATTGGGAAGAATAAGAATAGCAAACCCTCTTAACGCAGAAATGATAGAAAATCAGCTCATACGTTTGTACCAGATGGGGAGAATAAGAGAAAAACTGGATGATAAAACATTTCAAATACTGATAAAAAATTTGATGCCAAAAAAAAGAGATATAAAAATAAGGAGGATTTAA
- a CDS encoding 50S ribosomal protein L39e, translating into MSRNKPLGKKKRLGGETKSNRRVPAWIIMKTNRRFLQHPKRRSWRRGKLKR; encoded by the coding sequence ATGTCGCGAAATAAACCATTGGGCAAAAAGAAGAGACTGGGCGGAGAAACCAAGAGCAATAGGCGTGTGCCTGCTTGGATAATTATGAAAACGAACAGGAGATTTCTTCAGCACCCTAAGAGAAGGAGTTGGAGAAGAGGGAAGTTGAAAAGGTGA
- a CDS encoding 50S ribosomal protein L31e, translating to MPEEKIYTIPLIKVKSLPRPRRVNRAVKEIKRFLAKHMKSEEVMMDVSLNEKLWSRGRGNIPTRLRVKGVKGDDGVVWAYTPEAEVAERKKKVEEAEEGKTEEQPEEELREEAKEEEAPVEEVAEEEMPEEVKEEIVEEKIEEKPVGESKEKAEETVEAKEEVEKEADE from the coding sequence GTGCCAGAAGAAAAAATCTATACCATCCCTTTGATCAAGGTAAAGTCTTTGCCGAGACCAAGAAGGGTAAATAGGGCTGTTAAGGAAATAAAGAGATTTCTTGCTAAGCATATGAAATCCGAGGAAGTTATGATGGACGTCAGCCTGAATGAGAAGTTGTGGTCCAGGGGTAGAGGCAATATTCCTACAAGACTGAGGGTAAAGGGCGTAAAAGGTGATGACGGGGTTGTTTGGGCGTACACACCCGAGGCTGAAGTCGCAGAGAGAAAGAAAAAAGTAGAAGAAGCGGAGGAGGGCAAAACCGAGGAACAACCCGAAGAAGAATTGCGAGAGGAAGCAAAGGAAGAAGAAGCACCAGTTGAAGAGGTTGCTGAAGAGGAGATGCCCGAGGAAGTTAAAGAAGAAATAGTTGAAGAGAAAATTGAGGAGAAACCAGTTGGGGAGTCAAAAGAGAAAGCTGAAGAGACTGTAGAAGCAAAAGAAGAAGTCGAGAAAGAGGCGGATGAGTAG
- a CDS encoding translation initiation factor IF-6, whose protein sequence is MSRTFITMLRRLDFNSNPYLGVFCRANDDIAFVHPFLQEKEKKIVEEILKVRVIEASIGGSTIIGSLLALNSHGAVVTDFIGEDEIDIIAKNFDGNMLVIEDKFNAAGNNILVNDYGALIHPMMKDKTINDIKGVLDVKTERGTIAGIKTVGMAAVATNKGVLCHPKLDEEEKKKLEELFGVDVNIGTINHGVPYVGAGMVANVNGAIVGSKTTGIEMGRIEDALSLVGE, encoded by the coding sequence ATGAGTAGAACATTTATTACCATGCTTAGGAGATTGGATTTTAACAGTAATCCATATCTGGGTGTTTTTTGCAGGGCCAATGATGACATAGCGTTTGTGCATCCCTTTCTGCAGGAAAAAGAGAAAAAAATCGTAGAAGAAATTTTGAAAGTTAGAGTCATAGAAGCGAGCATCGGTGGAAGCACAATAATAGGTTCCCTGCTAGCATTGAACTCTCATGGGGCTGTGGTTACAGATTTTATCGGTGAAGACGAAATTGATATTATAGCAAAAAATTTTGATGGAAACATGCTTGTAATTGAAGATAAATTTAATGCTGCAGGCAATAATATTCTTGTTAATGATTACGGGGCGCTTATTCATCCCATGATGAAAGATAAAACAATAAATGATATAAAGGGCGTGTTGGATGTAAAGACGGAACGTGGTACGATAGCGGGCATAAAAACCGTTGGTATGGCTGCAGTAGCAACAAACAAAGGTGTACTATGCCATCCAAAATTGGATGAAGAAGAAAAGAAGAAACTAGAGGAATTATTCGGGGTAGATGTTAACATAGGAACAATAAATCATGGGGTTCCCTACGTCGGTGCAGGAATGGTTGCAAATGTGAATGGTGCCATTGTGGGCAGCAAAACAACGGGTATTGAAATGGGCAGGATAGAAGATGCGCTTAGTTTGGTAGGTGAATAA